A region of Streptomyces sp. WMMC500 DNA encodes the following proteins:
- a CDS encoding cupin domain-containing protein: MKAFRLDDLEAERRANDGAYLQFLRERNMSVGLYALDAGSPDPQQPHRQDEVYVIMSGRGSVTVGDETLQVGRGCVVYVPAGVPHRFHHITEDLRVLVVFSPPEA, from the coding sequence ATGAAGGCATTCCGGCTGGACGACCTGGAGGCGGAGCGCCGTGCGAACGACGGAGCGTACCTCCAGTTCCTCCGGGAACGGAACATGTCGGTGGGCCTGTACGCGCTCGACGCCGGATCGCCCGACCCGCAGCAGCCCCACCGCCAGGACGAGGTCTACGTGATCATGAGCGGTCGCGGCTCCGTCACCGTCGGCGACGAGACCCTGCAGGTCGGCAGGGGCTGCGTCGTCTACGTGCCGGCGGGCGTGCCGCATCGTTTCCACCACATCACCGAGGATCTCCGGGTTCTGGTGGTCTTCTCTCCACCCGAGGCCTGA
- a CDS encoding DUF5326 family protein, producing MKEITAGLPWWVTWVLIPAIVLVVFGSLIMALVGFIIGLLFKVLLAAALIAGAIFLVRKFMTASSSKNDW from the coding sequence GTGAAAGAGATCACCGCGGGGCTGCCGTGGTGGGTGACGTGGGTGCTGATCCCGGCGATCGTGCTGGTGGTCTTCGGCAGCCTGATCATGGCGCTGGTCGGTTTCATCATCGGCCTGCTGTTCAAGGTGCTGCTGGCCGCGGCGCTGATCGCGGGTGCGATCTTCCTGGTGCGGAAGTTCATGACCGCGTCGTCGTCGAAGAACGACTGGTAG
- a CDS encoding phage holin family protein: MKTFLIKTVANAAALAVAVWLIPDIGLTGDDNADKAVTLLLVALIFGVVNFVVKPLVQLLSLPLLLLTLGLFTLVINALMLMLTSWIADEADLSFHVDGFWTAVLGGLVISIVSWATSMVLDRD; this comes from the coding sequence ATGAAGACTTTCCTGATCAAGACCGTCGCCAACGCCGCCGCCCTCGCGGTCGCCGTCTGGCTGATCCCCGACATCGGACTGACCGGTGACGACAACGCCGACAAGGCCGTCACACTGCTGCTGGTCGCGTTGATCTTCGGCGTCGTGAACTTCGTCGTCAAGCCCCTCGTGCAACTCCTGTCGCTGCCGCTGCTGCTGCTGACCCTCGGGTTGTTCACGCTCGTGATCAACGCGCTGATGCTGATGCTCACCTCCTGGATAGCGGACGAGGCGGACCTGAGCTTCCACGTGGACGGATTCTGGACGGCGGTGCTCGGCGGGCTGGTGATCAGCATCGTCTCGTGGGCGACGAGCATGGTCCTCGACCGCGACTGA
- a CDS encoding YibE/F family protein, which produces MTPSHSHEQNHGHGHGTPPPPASHRLRTVIAALLVPFALAVLAGLIALWPGDEPGGARSGVGFDQERQRAKVTKIEEVRCADVGAQIQEPATPGGGGNADEPRPDEDAMCERATIEVTSGKHKGRTFTEIVAPDASRRYDVGQELVVSYSPDAPRELQYAVSDVVRTVPMAVLALVFALAVVAVGRLRGLAALAALAVSFLVLILFILPAILDGSNPLVVAVVGGSAIMLIALYLCHGFNVRTSVAALGTLVSLLLIGLLGSLFIGWSKLTGNTDDFTGLIHTQYPDIDMSGLLLAGVLIGSLGVLDDVTVTQASAVWELRQADPSAPWRKLYASAMRIGRDHIASVVNTLVLAYAGAALPLLLLFTIADQGVGTVATSEFVAEEIVRTLVGSIGLVASVPLTTGLAALVVSADRGREAGPGAGMGPAGGPGPGGGPGSWPGGGPGTGPGAGAGPAGWAGTGSGAAAAPPEGRARRRGGGGRRRRK; this is translated from the coding sequence GTGACCCCTTCGCACAGCCACGAACAGAACCACGGCCACGGCCACGGCACGCCGCCCCCGCCGGCCTCGCACCGGCTGCGTACGGTGATCGCGGCGCTGCTCGTCCCGTTCGCGCTGGCGGTGCTCGCCGGGCTGATCGCGCTGTGGCCCGGCGACGAACCGGGCGGCGCGCGCAGCGGCGTCGGCTTCGACCAGGAGCGGCAGCGGGCGAAGGTCACCAAGATCGAAGAGGTCAGGTGCGCGGACGTGGGCGCCCAGATCCAGGAGCCGGCGACGCCGGGCGGCGGCGGAAACGCGGACGAGCCGCGGCCCGACGAGGACGCGATGTGCGAGCGGGCGACGATCGAGGTGACGTCGGGCAAGCACAAGGGACGTACCTTCACCGAGATCGTCGCGCCCGACGCGTCGCGGCGGTACGACGTGGGGCAGGAACTCGTCGTCTCCTATTCGCCGGATGCGCCGCGTGAGCTGCAGTACGCCGTCTCCGACGTGGTGCGTACGGTGCCGATGGCGGTGCTGGCGCTGGTGTTCGCGCTGGCGGTGGTCGCGGTGGGGCGGCTGCGCGGGCTGGCGGCGCTCGCGGCGCTGGCGGTGAGCTTCCTGGTCCTGATCCTGTTCATCCTGCCGGCGATCCTCGACGGGTCGAATCCGCTGGTGGTGGCGGTGGTCGGGGGCAGCGCCATCATGCTGATCGCGCTGTATCTCTGTCACGGGTTCAACGTGCGTACGTCGGTGGCGGCCCTGGGCACGCTGGTGTCGCTGCTGCTGATCGGGCTGCTGGGCTCGCTGTTCATCGGCTGGTCGAAACTGACCGGGAACACCGACGACTTCACGGGGCTCATCCACACCCAGTACCCGGACATCGACATGAGCGGGCTGCTGCTGGCGGGGGTGCTGATCGGCTCGCTCGGGGTGCTCGACGACGTGACGGTGACGCAGGCGTCCGCGGTGTGGGAGCTGCGGCAGGCCGATCCGTCGGCGCCGTGGCGGAAGCTGTACGCGTCCGCGATGCGGATCGGGCGGGATCACATCGCTTCGGTGGTGAACACGCTGGTCCTCGCGTACGCGGGAGCGGCGCTGCCGCTGCTGCTGCTCTTCACGATCGCCGACCAGGGCGTCGGCACGGTGGCGACGAGCGAGTTCGTCGCCGAGGAGATCGTACGGACCCTCGTCGGCAGCATCGGGCTGGTCGCCTCGGTGCCGCTGACCACGGGGCTCGCGGCGCTCGTCGTCTCCGCCGACCGGGGCCGGGAGGCGGGGCCGGGCGCGGGCATGGGACCGGCTGGAGGGCCGGGGCCGGGTGGCGGACCGGGATCATGGCCGGGTGGCGGACCGGGCACGGGGCCCGGGGCCGGTGCGGGACCGGCGGGCTGGGCGGGCACGGGCTCCGGCGCCGCCGCGGCTCCTCCCGAGGGCCGCGCCCGCCGCCGGGGCGGCGGCGGTCGGCGGCGCCGGAAGTAG
- a CDS encoding fructosamine kinase family protein: protein MSTPDTGALRGVEARAAALAGAPVRAARRVGGGDISAAHRLELADGRRVFAKTRAGAPADFFAAEAHGLRLLAGTGTVPVPAVLGEEPGMILLEWIEPGPATPAQAERLGRDLAALHTTPAAAYGTPWPAYIGSLPLPSPGASATPGAPGAPESPEPAPEPPPQHAAHAPASPADWPGFYAGHRLLPFLRLATDNGALTPADTRAVEHLCDVIDEVAGPPQPPAVIHGDLWSGNVQWSAHDRAHLVDPAAQGGHPEVDLAFLELFGCPQLGRLLGAYEEVRPLPGRRGRVPLYQLHHLLVHAALFGAGYGAQCGAAARAALAGAGR, encoded by the coding sequence GTGAGCACCCCGGACACCGGCGCCCTCCGGGGCGTCGAGGCACGCGCCGCCGCGCTCGCCGGCGCTCCGGTACGCGCCGCACGCCGCGTCGGCGGCGGGGACATCTCCGCCGCGCACCGCCTCGAACTCGCCGACGGCCGCCGGGTGTTCGCCAAGACCCGCGCCGGCGCGCCCGCCGACTTCTTCGCCGCCGAGGCACACGGGCTGCGCCTCCTCGCCGGCACCGGCACGGTCCCCGTCCCCGCCGTGCTCGGCGAGGAGCCCGGGATGATCCTGCTGGAGTGGATCGAGCCGGGCCCCGCGACCCCCGCGCAGGCCGAGCGGCTCGGCCGCGACCTCGCCGCGCTGCACACCACCCCCGCCGCCGCCTACGGCACTCCCTGGCCCGCCTACATCGGCTCGCTCCCGCTGCCGTCCCCGGGCGCCTCGGCCACCCCCGGAGCCCCGGGAGCCCCCGAGAGCCCGGAACCGGCGCCGGAACCACCCCCTCAGCACGCCGCACATGCGCCCGCCTCCCCCGCAGACTGGCCCGGCTTCTACGCCGGGCACCGGCTGCTTCCCTTTCTACGTCTCGCCACTGACAACGGCGCCCTCACGCCCGCCGACACCCGCGCCGTCGAGCACCTCTGCGACGTGATCGACGAGGTCGCCGGCCCGCCGCAGCCGCCCGCGGTCATCCACGGCGACCTGTGGTCGGGCAACGTGCAGTGGTCCGCCCACGACCGCGCGCACCTCGTCGACCCCGCCGCGCAGGGCGGCCACCCCGAGGTGGACCTCGCGTTCCTGGAGCTGTTCGGCTGCCCGCAGCTCGGGCGGCTGCTCGGGGCGTACGAGGAGGTACGCCCGCTGCCCGGCCGGCGCGGGCGGGTGCCGCTGTACCAGCTCCACCATCTGCTCGTGCACGCCGCGCTGTTCGGCGCCGGCTACGGCGCGCAGTGCGGCGCCGCGGCGCGCGCGGCCCTGGCGGGAGCCGGCCGATGA
- a CDS encoding WGxxGxxG family protein, translated as MRKIAATLGAAGVIALAPLTGASAQPAAPADSPQTTVQQEQGPRGPKGDSASNWGLLGLAGLLGLAGLAKKSGTGARRGETTNRAAQTTGTRRDYGTDRGHGKDTGQTRTADEDMRGQGEGRHEKHGKHGMHGGRHGASGETSGTPGSSGMKGDDSGMPGGTASRTSPAPGTGDRSGRTTQSDITGGTAHEMRPGTEESGSTHRIYDKDDTTRRDRGDDERR; from the coding sequence ATGCGTAAGATCGCCGCAACACTGGGCGCGGCCGGGGTCATCGCCCTGGCCCCCCTGACCGGCGCGAGCGCGCAGCCCGCGGCCCCGGCGGACAGCCCCCAGACCACGGTCCAGCAGGAGCAGGGCCCGCGCGGCCCGAAGGGCGACAGCGCGAGCAACTGGGGCCTGCTGGGCCTCGCCGGCCTCCTCGGCCTCGCCGGTCTGGCGAAGAAGTCCGGTACGGGCGCGCGCCGCGGCGAGACCACCAACCGCGCCGCGCAGACGACCGGCACGCGCCGCGACTACGGCACGGACCGCGGGCACGGCAAGGACACCGGCCAGACGCGCACGGCCGACGAGGACATGCGCGGCCAGGGTGAGGGGAGGCACGAGAAGCACGGCAAGCACGGCATGCACGGCGGCAGGCACGGCGCGTCCGGTGAGACGTCCGGCACGCCGGGCTCGTCCGGGATGAAGGGTGACGACTCCGGCATGCCCGGCGGCACCGCGTCCCGCACGTCCCCCGCGCCCGGCACCGGCGACCGGTCCGGCCGCACCACGCAGAGCGACATCACCGGCGGCACCGCGCACGAGATGAGGCCCGGCACCGAGGAGAGCGGCAGCACCCACCGCATCTACGACAAGGACGACACCACCCGCCGCGACCGCGGCGACGACGAGCGGCGGTGA
- a CDS encoding cystathionine gamma-lyase, protein MTPDDAQDADATRVVRAGLPAAEPYEPALPGPVFAAHYHLPGDVAGAPYDYGRDANPTWTRLEAALAELESPGVPAEAVAFASGMAAITAVLMTVPGPAGPAPAARGHVVLPSDGYNLVPGGLRTLLEEHGTEVRAAPTAGDAQAALLDGARLLWLETPSNPGLDVCDVRRLAAAAHAAGALVAVDNTLPTPLGQRPLELGADLSVASGTKALTGHGDVLLGYAVTRDPALARRLRTWRKTAGAVPGPMEAWLAHRSLATLELRTARQAANALAVAEALHATPGVRDVRHPGLPSDPAHALAARQMRAGRYGCVVAFTLPDRAAAERFLGAARLVDEATSFGGVRSSAERRGRWGGDAVPEGFVRFSAGVEDTADLVADLREALAYALAR, encoded by the coding sequence ATGACCCCCGACGACGCCCAGGACGCCGACGCCACCCGCGTCGTACGCGCCGGCCTCCCCGCCGCCGAGCCGTACGAACCGGCCCTCCCCGGCCCCGTCTTCGCCGCCCACTACCACCTCCCCGGTGACGTCGCCGGCGCCCCCTACGACTACGGCCGCGACGCCAACCCCACCTGGACCCGCCTCGAAGCCGCCCTCGCCGAACTGGAGTCGCCCGGCGTCCCCGCCGAGGCCGTGGCGTTCGCCTCCGGCATGGCCGCGATCACCGCCGTCCTCATGACCGTCCCCGGACCGGCGGGACCCGCCCCCGCTGCCCGGGGCCACGTCGTCCTCCCCTCCGACGGCTACAACCTCGTCCCCGGCGGCCTGCGCACCCTCCTCGAAGAACACGGCACCGAGGTACGCGCCGCCCCCACCGCCGGCGACGCGCAGGCCGCGCTCCTCGACGGCGCCCGCCTGCTGTGGCTGGAGACCCCGTCCAACCCCGGCCTCGACGTCTGCGACGTCCGTCGCCTCGCCGCCGCCGCCCACGCCGCGGGCGCGCTCGTCGCCGTCGACAACACCCTGCCCACCCCCCTCGGCCAGCGCCCCCTGGAACTCGGCGCCGACCTGTCCGTCGCCAGCGGCACCAAGGCGCTCACCGGCCACGGCGACGTCCTCCTCGGCTACGCCGTCACCCGCGACCCCGCGCTCGCCCGCCGGCTGCGCACGTGGCGGAAGACCGCGGGCGCCGTCCCAGGACCGATGGAGGCGTGGCTCGCGCACCGTTCGCTGGCCACCCTGGAGCTGCGCACCGCGCGCCAGGCGGCGAACGCGCTCGCCGTCGCCGAGGCCCTGCACGCGACGCCGGGCGTACGGGACGTACGCCACCCCGGCCTGCCGTCCGACCCCGCGCACGCGCTCGCAGCGCGCCAGATGCGGGCCGGGCGGTACGGGTGCGTGGTGGCGTTCACGCTGCCGGACCGGGCGGCGGCGGAGCGTTTTCTGGGCGCGGCGCGGCTGGTCGACGAGGCGACGAGCTTCGGCGGCGTGCGCTCGTCCGCGGAGCGGCGCGGGCGGTGGGGCGGGGACGCGGTGCCGGAGGGCTTCGTGCGGTTCTCCGCGGGCGTCGAGGACACCGCGGACCTCGTCGCCGACCTGCGCGAAGCCCTGGCGTACGCCCTCGCCCGCTGA
- a CDS encoding low molecular weight protein-tyrosine-phosphatase, giving the protein MERMRTSERPLPAPFRVCFVCTGNICRSPMAEAVLRARVAEAGLDGEIEVDSAGTDGWHVGEATDPRAAAVLTEHGYELAHTARQFTPDWFAERDLVLGLDSGHVRRLLKIAPTPADAEKVRLLLSFAPDLDLTDVEDPYYGGTRGFEEALDLIETAAEGLLQAVRDELTARP; this is encoded by the coding sequence ATGGAGCGCATGCGAACGAGCGAACGCCCCCTTCCCGCGCCTTTCCGCGTCTGCTTCGTCTGCACCGGCAACATCTGCCGCTCGCCGATGGCCGAGGCCGTCCTCCGCGCCCGGGTCGCGGAGGCGGGGCTCGACGGCGAGATCGAGGTGGACAGCGCCGGCACCGACGGCTGGCACGTCGGCGAGGCCACCGACCCGCGCGCCGCCGCCGTGCTCACCGAGCACGGCTACGAGCTGGCGCACACCGCCCGGCAGTTCACGCCCGACTGGTTCGCCGAACGCGACCTGGTCCTCGGCCTCGACAGCGGGCACGTCCGCCGCCTCCTCAAGATCGCGCCGACGCCCGCCGACGCCGAGAAGGTACGGCTGCTGCTCTCCTTCGCGCCCGACCTCGACCTGACCGACGTCGAGGACCCGTACTACGGCGGCACCCGCGGCTTCGAAGAGGCTCTGGACCTGATCGAGACCGCCGCCGAGGGCCTTCTCCAGGCCGTACGCGACGAACTCACCGCCCGCCCGTGA